DNA sequence from the Carassius gibelio isolate Cgi1373 ecotype wild population from Czech Republic chromosome A14, carGib1.2-hapl.c, whole genome shotgun sequence genome:
ATAGACAAACTAATAGCTCCCCATTCTAAAAACATCAAAAAGAGGAGAGAAAAGGAGTAACAAAATAAGTTCTCAGACTCTGAAAGTGGACATGTATTCACTTAACATTGTCTGCAGATATTCATTTTTGGCAGACCACAGACCAATTACCTTAATTGTTCCATTaacatgcaaaatatatttttcttaactgCTGATACAATGACATGACTGATTTGGTAACAAACAGTCAGTAATAAGCAATAATATATTTCACAGACCATAGTTCTCATTGCTATTGGAAAAGCATATAAAACATGAAGGCTAACCGAGCAACAGCTTGACTTCTCCTGGTACTCTGGCACCTTCAGAATCgttgtttctttttcttaaatAGCACCTCTAGCCAGTGGCATGAGTCAGAAGCATTCGATGAGTTTGCCTTagatgttgttttttcttttccttttcttatctcaataaaaaaaaaacgtctgaGCTCGTAGTTAAAACATGCTTCTTTGACGCGAGCATTTTTCTGAACATAAAGTTTGTGATCTTTGCAATGTTGTGGTCTCTTTTACAGCATTTGAATGAAGGTCGAAGGGGGTCGAAATAACCAAGCAGAACTGATATGGTCTGAATACACGGGGAGCTGTCAATTCATTTAggggaagaaaacaaaaattccAGCTATACTGCAGACTGGTCTGATGTTCTTCAGGTATCACATGGCATACTTTTGAGTCCATTCCCGAGCTATTCTGTTGTACCTGtacaagagaaagagaaagaaagagaaatgaagTGTGGCTCTGGTACAAAAACGCTGTTGCAGAGGCAGTGTCACACATGCTGGGTAAGCGGACCATCTGCCAACTTGGCTCACACTGAGTGCAGAAACGACTCAAGGTCAAACAGTAGCATCCTCTTCACTTCTACACTGCAACTCCAAACATTCCTTCTGTTGTTTACCTTGGTGCTAGTAAACGCCTGAAATGTTTACCTCAACTAAACCTCCTGTCATTAATCCTATGATAAAGCTAAATGTGTCCCCGACTGAGGATTTACATagtcaaattaaaattgtcaagtCTTGCACATAATCAACGGATTATCATCTGATAGTCGAATCGTGTGTGGGGTTTCTTACACAGCACACCGAAACAACTCTAATAAAGCCATAAAAACTGCCTGCCAGGTGATAATGAAAGGCAATGTGGATAAACGTTCATTAAAACGATTCctcataacattttaaaaccacAATGTAGAGAACATCACACAAAGATATAgaagaaaatgtataaaacattttgGAATCGCACTGCAGACAAGATTTGCATTTCACACATTGGCAAATCCAATGAAATAATTACAGTGCAACATCGAGGCACTGAAAAACAATCAAGAATTAATTTATAGAATTAAATTAGAACATAATATACCTttctaaatacaaaaaataaaaggggGGGGGGTCAATCAAGTCACAAATGTGTAGAAAATGTTGAAGTGCAAGGGAACATATATTGAAAACACAAGCCATGAAGAGTTAAATTAGACAACCCTGAGtgatcaataaataaaatgaaaataaagaaatcttATCCCTGTCATTGTTAAAGATCCCGGCTGCCAAGATGCTCTTTTGTTGGTCATGGATAATGGAAAGTGAAACTCAAATCTGTCacaggggtggttggatttatttgCGCACGTTAAAGATATTAaacgtttttttcttttcacatttgTATTTACAGCATTATCATAATAGGTTGTTTATTGGCTTTTTAGGGGGAAAAAACgatagttctatgtgaaatctgACATTGTGCACCCCCATATAACAGAAATGGCATGATGCTAGTTTTATAAAACCTCTGCGAGGACTGTGAGATTGTAGTCCAATCAGGCTCCTCCTAACAAAGCATTGATTATTTGACTATTTGGGGTCACccctctataaaaaaaaaaaattaatacaaaaaaaaaaacatatatgggCCACAACTGGCTGGCATGAGTGtgagccactttttttttttttttttttcatacacagGATTTCAATAGAATTTTTAAAGTGGTCTTTTCCAGTCATGGAAATGAATTGAACTATaagccatatatatatttatatatagatatataatttattttttattttttttattattattactagcgCTGGGCAAGTTATCGCATTAACGCATTAATGACAAAtagattgttttatatttaatttcattacattaatgttctaagttgagatttaggctacaagaaatattttaactgttaCTATGTAAAATGAACgctgctgtaaaaagcaccttatttgtttaaagtgtttgtaaACCAAATGTTACTACACTTTTGTCCATATAGCAGTAGGcctatttttaaatgaaacaaaaaaaagcgcacaatacactacttttgaatgcattattcatttttgtgCATAAGCATGCAATTAATCGCATACAAtaatgcgattaattgcgataAAAAGgtttaatcgttgcccagcactaattacaatttaaaataactgatttctaattaatttattttaacattttatttattgacagccaagctgaattttcaacagccattactccagtcttccagTCTACTCcagagtcacatgacccttcagaaatcattttaatatgctaatttgctgctcaagaaacatttcttattattatcaatgttgaaaacagttgtgctgataaatatttttgtggaaactgaggtAGATTTCTTTCAACATTCTATAACGAAATGATTTGAAATACAATtttctgtaaatgtaaatgtaccatcacttttgatcaatttaatgaaactttgctgaatagaagtattgaaaaaaatcttaatgaaccCAAATTTCTAAATGCTAGTGTTTGTCTACTATGTAATACGATTTTCAAAAGCTGCATCCAGTTATGAAGGCCATCAGTAATACTGGCACATCCAGTAGTACGAACGCTAACTAGTGACCAGCAGTGCTGCAAATTTGGTTACGTCCAGAGATTAGTAAGCCCTTTTCATGCTCGCACAATTACACTCTTCCATAATGCCTTGCTCACCTTAACCCCTATAACATGGCATATTTCTCTGTCCATTCCCTGGCTAGTTTATTATACCTGCGAGGAGACACCAAACTAGCAATTTTCACACTACCTAAAAGGTATCTCTATTATACAAACCAGCTATAATACAATAAACTTggattaaaacagtaaaaatatattttattaaaataagcttattattttttaatatataattttaaacattttatttatgaggCTTCAGACACAAATATACTTACTTTTCATTGTCTGTTTTATAGATACGTGCTATCTCTGGCACTAATGGATCATCTGGGTTTGGATCACATAACAGTGAACAGATGGACAATAGAACTGCAACAGAAAGAAGAGAGAGGTTGATAATATAGATAGTATCAGTGGCTACTCTATTAAAGGTACTCTATTAAAGTCAAAGCTTTTGCTCACCTTTTGAGATTGTTAACGCAGGAGACCACTGTGACCTTAGAATATCCAAACAGATGCTGCCATTACTGTTAATATTTGGGTGATAAATTCTTGTGGTGAATGCAACCTACA
Encoded proteins:
- the LOC128027608 gene encoding ubiquitin-conjugating enzyme E2 D2 isoform X2; this translates as MALKRIHKELTDLGRDPPAQCSAGPVGDDLFHWQATIMGPNDSPYQGGVFFLTIHFPTDYPFKPPKVAFTTRIYHPNINSNGSICLDILRSQWSPALTISKVLLSICSLLCDPNPDDPLVPEIARIYKTDNEKYNRIAREWTQKYAM